A region of Bacillus sp. SM2101 DNA encodes the following proteins:
- a CDS encoding globin, whose translation MNKGMHSLYELIGGERAVHSLVDAFYPKVYANKDLQPLFSGDINEIKRKQQMFLTQFLGGPTLYSNEFGPPAMQHRHLPFEITPVRAQAWLNCMKEAFEETELTGHAADMFYDRLKQVAAIMVNTHTE comes from the coding sequence ATGAACAAAGGTATGCATTCACTATATGAATTAATTGGTGGAGAAAGGGCTGTTCACAGTCTTGTAGATGCATTCTATCCAAAGGTTTATGCAAACAAAGATTTACAACCGCTGTTTAGTGGCGATATAAATGAAATAAAAAGAAAACAACAAATGTTTTTAACACAGTTTTTAGGTGGACCCACTCTATACAGTAATGAATTCGGACCACCTGCTATGCAGCATCGCCATCTCCCATTTGAAATTACTCCTGTCAGAGCTCAAGCTTGGCTGAATTGTATGAAAGAAGCGTTTGAAGAAACTGAGTTAACTGGACATGCTGCTGACATGTTCTACGACCGACTGAAACAAGTGGCTGCAATAATGGTAAATACACATACTGAATAA
- a CDS encoding ABC transporter transmembrane domain-containing protein, giving the protein MFSVLLKLKWFFKEEWKRYAVAITLLFIVNILEVIPPWLIGGAIDDIFVGSLTVQKLTQYLLVLLAIMVVTYAMTYKWMYNLFGGAFVVERTLRSRFMNHLLKMTPTFYEKKRTGDLMAQATNDLKAISITAGFGILTLIDSSAYMLTILFTMGFMISWKLTLAAVLPMPIMAIAMKIYGKKIHERFTEAQDSFGDMNDRVLESISGVRVVRAYVQEQADRQQFESQTNDVYKKNVKVAVIDALFDPTIKVLVGMSYLIGLGYGAYLVFHKAITLGELVSFNVYLGMLIWPMFAVGELMNVMQRGNASLDRVNETLSYEADVMDDKQPRSLEYPGAISFDNVTFKYPSSEVNNLEGISFNLSRGETLGIVGKTGSGKTTLVKQLLREYPLGTGNIAISDVSLEHIAIEQIQGWLGYVPQDHVLFSRTVKENIIFGKKDATDKEIDKAIDLAAFRKDLALIPEGLETLVGEKGVSLSGGQKQRISISRALVVNPEILILDDSLSAVDAKTETKIIENIQQERAGKTTIITTHRLSAVQHADRILVLEDGKITEDGTHFELLQQNGWYKEQYDRQQLEEHIEEEVVV; this is encoded by the coding sequence ATGTTTTCAGTTTTATTAAAATTAAAATGGTTTTTTAAGGAAGAATGGAAACGCTACGCAGTGGCAATTACATTATTGTTTATCGTGAACATATTAGAGGTGATTCCGCCATGGCTAATCGGTGGGGCAATTGACGATATTTTTGTAGGTAGTTTGACTGTTCAAAAACTGACTCAATATTTACTGGTGTTATTGGCAATTATGGTTGTCACATATGCAATGACATATAAATGGATGTACAACTTATTCGGTGGAGCGTTCGTTGTGGAGCGAACGTTACGTTCAAGATTTATGAATCATTTATTAAAGATGACCCCAACATTTTATGAAAAGAAACGCACAGGAGATTTAATGGCACAGGCTACGAATGATTTAAAAGCCATATCAATCACAGCCGGTTTTGGAATACTTACACTCATAGATTCTTCTGCATATATGTTGACGATATTATTTACAATGGGTTTTATGATCAGCTGGAAGTTAACTCTTGCGGCAGTGTTACCAATGCCAATCATGGCGATTGCGATGAAGATTTATGGAAAGAAAATCCATGAACGGTTTACGGAAGCTCAGGATTCATTTGGTGATATGAATGACCGTGTGTTGGAATCCATATCAGGTGTTCGAGTTGTGCGTGCATATGTACAGGAACAAGCAGACCGACAACAATTTGAGTCCCAGACCAACGATGTTTATAAGAAAAATGTAAAAGTTGCAGTCATTGATGCACTGTTTGACCCAACGATAAAAGTATTAGTTGGTATGAGTTATTTAATAGGTCTAGGTTACGGAGCGTATCTAGTCTTTCATAAGGCTATTACATTAGGTGAGCTCGTTTCATTTAACGTTTATTTAGGAATGCTTATATGGCCAATGTTTGCAGTGGGAGAATTAATGAATGTAATGCAACGTGGTAATGCGTCACTAGATCGTGTTAACGAAACACTTTCATATGAAGCAGATGTAATGGACGATAAGCAACCTCGTTCGCTTGAATATCCAGGAGCAATTTCATTTGACAATGTGACATTTAAATATCCTTCTTCAGAGGTTAATAATTTGGAGGGAATATCATTCAATCTATCTCGTGGAGAAACGTTAGGGATTGTTGGTAAAACAGGAAGTGGAAAGACAACGTTAGTAAAACAACTTTTACGTGAATACCCGCTTGGTACTGGAAATATTGCTATTTCTGATGTGTCACTTGAGCATATTGCGATAGAGCAAATTCAAGGATGGCTCGGTTACGTTCCTCAAGATCACGTGCTGTTCTCTAGAACTGTAAAAGAAAATATCATATTTGGTAAGAAAGACGCAACAGACAAAGAGATTGACAAAGCCATTGATTTAGCTGCTTTCCGTAAAGATTTAGCTCTTATTCCTGAAGGACTAGAAACATTAGTAGGAGAAAAAGGAGTGTCATTGTCGGGCGGGCAAAAGCAGCGGATTTCTATCTCTCGAGCGCTCGTAGTTAATCCAGAAATACTGATTCTAGACGATTCTCTTTCAGCAGTTGATGCTAAAACAGAAACAAAAATTATTGAGAATATCCAGCAAGAACGAGCTGGCAAAACTACAATTATAACAACACACAGATTGTCTGCTGTCCAGCATGCTGACAGAATACTCGTTCTCGAAGATGGAAAAATCACTGAAGATGGTACCCATTTTGAATTACTACAACAAAACGGATGGTACAAAGAGCAATATGACCGTCAGCAACTAGAAGAACATATTGAAGAGGAGGTGGTTGTATGA
- the qoxA gene encoding cytochrome aa3 quinol oxidase subunit II encodes MKFNKGLVLLFLTTLPVLFLSGCETNLVVLDPQGPAARSIANLINQSILWMLLIVVVVFGLFAYIVWKYREKPDNMDYEPPEEHGSTLLEIIWTAIPVLILVALTIPTVTTLYDLEKIPEGYEDQEPVVIHVTSADWKWIFSYPEDGIETVNYVNIPADRPVHFKLTSASTMQSFWVPALAGQIYTMNKMETDLFVVADNPGSYEGRNTNFNGRGYAKMEFEVLAQTPQDYEEWKKEVQETAPKLTEEEYEELLLPTHLGRLTYSNTHLEWVNHADMDSKTYTNPELYKNHSYQGKIFSEEDNYKNDSTDTQKDDDMNMEEENGGDHGGH; translated from the coding sequence ATGAAGTTTAACAAGGGACTTGTCTTGTTGTTTTTAACAACTCTTCCAGTGTTGTTTCTAAGTGGTTGTGAAACAAATTTGGTTGTGCTTGATCCACAAGGACCTGCAGCACGAAGTATCGCTAACTTAATTAATCAGTCAATTTTATGGATGCTTTTAATTGTTGTTGTTGTGTTCGGTTTATTTGCTTATATCGTTTGGAAATATCGAGAAAAACCAGACAATATGGATTATGAACCGCCAGAAGAACACGGTAGTACATTGCTAGAGATTATTTGGACCGCCATTCCAGTCCTTATTCTTGTTGCTCTAACAATTCCTACGGTAACTACGCTGTATGACCTTGAAAAAATTCCAGAAGGCTACGAAGATCAAGAGCCAGTTGTCATTCATGTGACATCTGCCGACTGGAAATGGATTTTTAGCTATCCAGAAGATGGAATTGAAACAGTTAATTATGTAAATATTCCAGCTGATAGACCAGTTCACTTTAAATTAACATCAGCTTCAACGATGCAATCATTTTGGGTGCCTGCTTTAGCTGGACAAATATACACAATGAATAAAATGGAAACAGATTTATTTGTTGTAGCTGATAATCCTGGTTCATATGAAGGTAGAAATACTAATTTCAATGGTCGGGGTTATGCGAAAATGGAATTTGAAGTATTAGCACAGACGCCACAAGACTACGAGGAGTGGAAAAAGGAAGTGCAGGAAACGGCTCCTAAATTAACTGAGGAGGAGTATGAAGAGCTTCTTTTGCCAACACATTTAGGTAGATTAACATATTCTAATACTCACTTAGAGTGGGTTAACCATGCTGATATGGACTCTAAAACGTATACAAATCCTGAATTATATAAGAATCATAGCTATCAAGGAAAGATATTCTCAGAAGAAGACAACTATAAAAATGATTCTACTGACACTCAAAAAGATGATGATATGAACATGGAAGAGGAAAACGGGGGTGATCACGGTGGGCATTAA
- a CDS encoding ABC transporter ATP-binding protein yields the protein MTIGKRLFNYALLYKKTIIFALLMLMVAVAADLAGPFIAKRMIDQHILGIDSYPWYETDEGENAVLYQDTWYKREDHFSVDEVKGKEVRVLQVGRVYVFVDQPVTTPEGERTFDDGTLIITRSNEEMSYPAVELTNDELLSFYMPEVDDLFKLILVYFALLVVASIFTYGQKFYLETSANRIIKKMRNDVFTHIQKLPIKYFDSLPAGKIVSRITNDTETIKELFVTVLATFVTSIIYITGIYIALFLLDVKLALICLVLVPILVIWIKFYRKYASKYNHIIRSRLSDINAMINESIQGMTIIQAFRRKSETKEEFEEINKDYFDHQNKLLRLNSLTSHNLVGVLRNIAFVALIWYFGGQSLTANSAISLGVLYAFVDYLNRLFQPITGLVNQLANLEQALVSSERVFELLDKDGTEVCEDKMPRYKGNVTFDKVSFGYKEGETVLHDISFEAKEGDTIALVGHTGSGKSSVMNLLSRFYDTKEGKILIDGQDINTIPVQMIRQHMAIVLQDPFLFTGTIASNVSLNDPMITREQVEKALRDVGADRLLKNLQNGFDEKVIEKGSTLSTGQRQLISFARALAFDPAVLILDEATANVDTETEKIIQDGLEVLKKGRTTFIIAHRLSTIKNANQILVLDRGRIVEQGNHDDLMQMRGKYYQMYQLQQGKQSSLAG from the coding sequence ATGACAATAGGAAAACGCTTATTTAATTATGCTCTTTTATACAAAAAAACAATCATCTTTGCACTACTCATGCTAATGGTTGCTGTTGCAGCTGATTTAGCTGGTCCATTTATTGCAAAGCGCATGATTGATCAGCACATTTTAGGAATTGATAGTTATCCGTGGTATGAAACAGATGAAGGGGAAAACGCTGTATTATATCAAGATACATGGTACAAACGGGAGGATCATTTTTCTGTCGATGAAGTAAAAGGAAAAGAGGTTCGGGTCTTACAAGTAGGTAGAGTTTATGTGTTTGTTGACCAACCAGTTACGACTCCTGAGGGTGAAAGAACATTTGATGACGGCACATTGATCATTACCCGTAGTAATGAAGAGATGAGCTATCCAGCTGTCGAACTAACAAATGATGAGCTATTATCTTTTTACATGCCAGAAGTAGACGATTTATTTAAATTAATTTTAGTGTACTTTGCTTTGCTTGTCGTCGCTTCAATATTCACATATGGGCAAAAATTTTATCTAGAAACTTCGGCAAATCGTATTATTAAGAAAATGAGAAACGATGTATTTACACATATTCAAAAACTGCCAATTAAATATTTCGACAGCTTACCAGCTGGAAAAATAGTTTCAAGGATTACTAATGATACTGAAACGATAAAAGAACTATTTGTAACCGTGTTAGCAACATTCGTTACTAGTATTATTTATATTACTGGTATTTATATTGCGTTATTTTTATTAGACGTAAAACTTGCACTCATTTGTTTAGTGCTTGTTCCAATACTAGTCATTTGGATTAAATTTTATCGAAAGTATGCGTCAAAATACAACCATATCATACGATCACGCCTAAGTGATATAAATGCAATGATCAATGAATCAATACAAGGAATGACTATTATTCAAGCATTCCGAAGAAAATCTGAAACAAAAGAAGAATTCGAAGAAATTAATAAAGATTATTTTGACCATCAAAATAAGTTACTACGCTTAAATTCTTTAACATCTCATAATTTAGTTGGCGTACTACGTAATATTGCCTTCGTTGCTTTGATTTGGTATTTTGGTGGCCAATCATTAACAGCAAATTCGGCTATATCCCTAGGTGTGCTATATGCGTTTGTTGATTATTTGAATCGTCTATTCCAACCGATCACTGGATTAGTAAACCAATTAGCAAATCTTGAGCAAGCATTAGTATCTTCAGAACGAGTTTTTGAGCTTCTTGACAAAGATGGCACAGAAGTTTGTGAGGATAAAATGCCACGCTATAAAGGTAATGTTACATTTGATAAAGTTTCTTTCGGCTATAAAGAAGGGGAAACAGTTCTCCATGATATTTCCTTTGAGGCGAAGGAAGGGGATACGATTGCACTTGTAGGTCATACGGGTTCAGGAAAAAGTTCAGTTATGAATCTTCTGTCCCGCTTTTATGATACGAAAGAAGGCAAAATACTCATTGACGGTCAAGATATAAATACTATCCCAGTACAAATGATAAGGCAGCATATGGCAATCGTTTTACAAGATCCATTTTTGTTTACGGGTACAATAGCTTCTAACGTTAGCTTAAATGACCCAATGATAACTCGTGAACAAGTAGAAAAAGCTTTACGAGATGTTGGGGCAGATCGATTGCTTAAAAACTTACAAAATGGCTTTGACGAGAAGGTAATTGAAAAAGGGAGTACGTTATCTACAGGGCAGAGACAGTTAATATCTTTTGCACGTGCACTTGCTTTTGATCCAGCAGTTCTCATTCTTGATGAGGCCACCGCAAATGTTGATACAGAAACTGAAAAAATTATTCAAGACGGGTTAGAAGTGTTGAAAAAAGGACGTACAACATTTATTATCGCTCATCGCCTATCGACGATAAAAAATGCGAATCAAATTTTAGTACTCGATCGAGGACGAATTGTTGAACAAGGTAATCACGATGATCTCATGCAAATGAGAGGAAAATACTATCAGATGTACCAGTTACAACAAGGTAAACAGTCATCTTTAGCAGGATAA
- the thiD gene encoding bifunctional hydroxymethylpyrimidine kinase/phosphomethylpyrimidine kinase, whose product MNVYKALTIAGSDSGGGAGIQADLKTFQELDVFGMSAITAVTAQNTLGVQGVFPLTVEAAIQQIDSIATDLAPDAIKTGMLFSSELIKAVANKISEYRWQHIIVDPVMVAKGGAALLQEEAVTTLKKYLIPLAYVITPNIPEAEIIAGIKINNLDDRQNAAKMIHELGAQNVIIKGGHDEDDIVVDLLFDGDEFYEFHNKRIETRHTHGTGCTFAAAITAEIAKGKAIYESIETAEAFIQAAIQHELGIGSGHGPTNHWAFGKKGAL is encoded by the coding sequence ATGAATGTATATAAAGCATTAACAATTGCTGGATCTGATAGCGGAGGTGGAGCAGGGATTCAAGCTGATTTAAAAACATTTCAAGAGCTTGATGTGTTTGGTATGTCTGCTATTACAGCAGTGACCGCACAAAATACTCTCGGTGTTCAAGGGGTCTTCCCATTAACAGTAGAAGCTGCGATTCAACAAATAGACTCTATCGCTACCGATTTAGCTCCAGACGCCATAAAAACTGGCATGCTATTTTCGAGTGAATTAATCAAAGCGGTAGCTAATAAAATTTCTGAATATAGGTGGCAACATATAATTGTTGACCCTGTAATGGTTGCAAAGGGTGGTGCTGCCTTGCTTCAAGAAGAAGCGGTTACGACTCTTAAGAAGTACTTAATCCCATTAGCATATGTTATTACTCCGAATATACCAGAAGCAGAAATAATTGCAGGCATCAAGATAAATAATTTGGATGATCGACAAAACGCTGCAAAAATGATTCATGAACTAGGTGCACAGAATGTAATCATTAAAGGTGGTCATGACGAAGACGATATTGTTGTAGACCTATTATTTGATGGTGACGAGTTTTATGAGTTTCATAACAAAAGAATAGAAACGAGACATACACATGGAACTGGTTGTACTTTTGCAGCGGCAATTACCGCAGAAATTGCTAAAGGAAAAGCTATTTACGAGTCTATTGAGACCGCAGAAGCTTTTATCCAAGCAGCGATACAGCATGAGTTAGGCATTGGTTCAGGACATGGACCTACGAATCATTGGGCATTTGGCAAGAAAGGGGCTCTTTAA
- a CDS encoding thiazole biosynthesis adenylyltransferase ThiF, which produces MSERYSRQQLFLPIGETGQQKISNKHVLLIGAGALGTGNAEALVRAGVGKLTIVDRDYVEWSNLQRQQLYSEIDAQERIPKAVAAKSRLQAINSHVEINAHVADVSVREMEELVLGVDLILDATDNFDTRLLINDISQKYEIPWIYGACVGSYGISYTIVPGITPCLHCLLETVPLGGMTCDTAGIISPAVQMVVAYQTTEALKILVEDWAALRKKLVSFDLWKNQHSAISVDKVKKTECSSCGEDRTYPFLSYENQTKSAILCGRDAVQIRPPKKIDRDLEKVADLLKSQGGTVERNPYLVAFSTGQHRLVIFKDGRVLVHGTKEISEARSLYHKYLG; this is translated from the coding sequence TTGAGTGAACGTTATTCACGACAACAATTATTTTTACCGATTGGTGAAACAGGTCAACAAAAAATCTCTAACAAGCATGTACTCCTTATTGGGGCTGGAGCATTAGGAACAGGCAATGCTGAAGCCCTCGTGCGAGCAGGGGTTGGAAAATTAACAATCGTTGATAGAGATTATGTTGAATGGAGCAATTTACAAAGACAACAACTTTATAGTGAAATAGATGCACAAGAGAGAATACCTAAGGCTGTTGCAGCAAAAAGCCGATTACAAGCGATAAATTCACATGTGGAAATCAATGCACATGTTGCAGATGTGTCTGTACGAGAAATGGAAGAGTTGGTTTTAGGAGTAGATCTCATCCTTGATGCAACCGATAATTTCGATACGAGATTGCTAATAAATGATATTTCGCAAAAATACGAAATTCCTTGGATATATGGTGCTTGTGTTGGAAGCTATGGAATTAGCTATACAATTGTCCCTGGAATCACACCATGTTTACATTGTTTACTAGAAACAGTCCCTTTAGGAGGGATGACATGTGATACTGCTGGAATTATTAGTCCAGCAGTTCAAATGGTGGTCGCTTATCAGACAACTGAAGCTTTAAAGATATTAGTCGAAGACTGGGCTGCTTTAAGAAAAAAGCTAGTATCTTTTGATCTTTGGAAAAATCAACATTCAGCAATTAGTGTTGATAAAGTAAAGAAGACTGAATGTTCATCTTGTGGTGAAGATAGAACCTATCCATTTCTATCTTATGAAAATCAAACGAAATCAGCCATTCTTTGTGGCAGAGACGCGGTACAAATTCGACCACCCAAAAAAATTGATCGGGATTTGGAAAAAGTAGCTGATCTACTGAAATCTCAAGGTGGTACGGTTGAGCGTAATCCATATTTAGTTGCATTTTCGACAGGTCAACATCGGCTCGTTATTTTTAAAGATGGTCGTGTCCTCGTTCACGGCACAAAGGAAATATCAGAGGCAAGGTCGTTATATCACAAATATTTAGGGTGA
- a CDS encoding phosphotransferase codes for MNTQETQNLFRLWDVEWTEEAANSIYRYSPVYKCQYRGQDVIIKRTRRTMDTAQKLVEWTTSLHSNGIKVVTPVKVENPFIQYKDHTWTMYPFIKGRKYDGSLQDIYEAGRLLGQIHNKVDTFECARFDWLNFDDEFTNDVTNDLQEIASNLLKNRPEKKEFNILKGRIEDFLTSDFSRLKKKTLPMVNASWDYKASNLVYEKDNHPVLIDPDNGGIVPRIVDLALALILFHTEIETAPSRLFTEEEWTEFTKGYFEYITLTEEEKILWQDVLLFVYFDEALWAIVDMEDDETERQKQFIYSLTAFNPVKYSL; via the coding sequence GTGAATACTCAAGAAACACAAAACTTGTTCAGGCTATGGGATGTGGAATGGACAGAGGAAGCTGCTAATTCTATATATAGATATTCTCCTGTATATAAATGTCAGTATCGAGGGCAGGATGTTATTATTAAACGAACTCGAAGAACGATGGATACTGCACAAAAGCTTGTTGAATGGACTACGAGCTTACATTCTAATGGAATAAAAGTGGTTACCCCAGTCAAGGTAGAAAATCCATTCATTCAATATAAAGACCATACTTGGACAATGTATCCATTTATTAAAGGTCGTAAATATGATGGTTCTCTTCAAGACATCTATGAAGCAGGAAGATTATTAGGTCAAATTCACAATAAAGTAGATACGTTTGAATGTGCTCGGTTTGATTGGCTAAATTTTGATGATGAATTTACGAATGATGTAACAAATGACTTGCAAGAGATCGCATCTAACTTATTAAAAAATCGTCCAGAGAAAAAAGAGTTTAATATATTAAAAGGTCGTATTGAAGATTTCTTAACGAGTGATTTTTCTCGTTTAAAGAAAAAAACGCTACCAATGGTTAATGCAAGCTGGGATTATAAAGCAAGTAATTTAGTTTACGAAAAAGATAATCATCCAGTTTTAATTGATCCAGACAATGGAGGAATTGTTCCAAGAATTGTAGACTTAGCATTAGCATTAATTTTATTCCATACTGAGATAGAAACCGCACCTAGCAGGTTGTTTACTGAAGAGGAATGGACTGAATTTACAAAAGGATATTTTGAATATATTACATTAACTGAAGAAGAAAAAATATTATGGCAAGACGTATTGTTATTCGTTTATTTTGATGAAGCGTTGTGGGCAATCGTTGATATGGAAGACGATGAAACAGAGCGACAAAAGCAGTTTATATATTCTTTAACAGCATTTAATCCAGTAAAATACTCACTATAA
- the thiE gene encoding thiamine phosphate synthase, whose product MSNKKVQEMLPLYLVMGSQDCLGDPCVVLLEAIRGGITAFQYREKGIEAKSGIAKYDLGIELQKICKDHNIPFFVNDDIELAIKLQADGVHIGQEDEPVENVRNKIGSTMVLGVSAHTVEQAKDATAKGADYLGVGSIYPTSTKKDATNVNGPSIIQEMRDNDISVPIVAIGGIKAGKIQPIIQAGAEGVAVITAITHADDKMSATRKLIEEVSSAKI is encoded by the coding sequence ATGTCTAATAAAAAGGTTCAAGAAATGTTACCACTTTATCTCGTGATGGGCAGTCAAGATTGTTTAGGTGATCCTTGTGTCGTTCTACTCGAAGCGATCCGTGGTGGTATCACTGCTTTTCAATATCGTGAAAAAGGTATTGAAGCAAAAAGTGGCATAGCAAAATATGATCTAGGAATTGAGCTTCAAAAGATATGTAAAGATCACAACATCCCTTTTTTCGTTAACGATGATATTGAACTAGCAATTAAGCTTCAAGCAGATGGTGTACATATTGGCCAAGAGGATGAGCCAGTCGAAAATGTGCGTAATAAAATAGGCTCCACAATGGTATTAGGCGTATCTGCTCATACTGTTGAGCAAGCAAAAGATGCAACTGCAAAAGGAGCCGATTATTTAGGTGTAGGCTCAATCTATCCAACTAGTACAAAAAAAGATGCGACAAATGTAAATGGACCTTCGATTATTCAAGAAATGAGAGACAACGACATTTCGGTACCGATTGTTGCAATTGGTGGGATAAAAGCTGGAAAGATTCAGCCAATAATACAAGCTGGAGCAGAGGGTGTTGCAGTCATTACTGCGATTACACATGCAGATGATAAAATGAGTGCTACACGCAAATTAATTGAAGAAGTTAGCTCAGCAAAGATTTAA
- a CDS encoding serine hydrolase has product MTLVLKILGIAVIVFLVIIWGIRRWIYTPSTDYVLKFLEENKEKSSLYLIQNGEVLGDIRSDQNMPLASTVKTIIAIEYAEQAAEGLVASNETVQISVLEKFYVPNTDGGAHNAWLERMKELDLIQNDTVRLEEIVKGMIQFSSNANTEFLMMRLGLDQINERIKKLGLDNHEEIYPSVSSIYIPYEVKTNNNGKITSKQEHQLVKETLKDLSSVEWKELANQIHKKLKSDDASIYKQKADPSTWHDSDFDRMFSERFSTSTTYNYARIMEKINSREYFSSEVQEHLHPVMEGLMENPANQQWLKHAGQKGGSTLYILTKALYATDKNGNQTALAIFFNQLNTYESIKLSSSLIEFELSVLRDSQFRDRIKSLTNNHE; this is encoded by the coding sequence ATGACTCTAGTTCTTAAAATTCTCGGTATAGCAGTTATCGTATTTCTTGTTATTATTTGGGGTATAAGGCGCTGGATATACACACCAAGCACTGATTATGTCTTAAAGTTCCTGGAAGAAAATAAAGAAAAATCATCACTTTATTTAATCCAGAATGGTGAGGTATTAGGGGATATTCGATCTGATCAAAACATGCCCTTAGCTAGTACAGTAAAAACGATTATCGCAATTGAGTATGCGGAGCAAGCAGCTGAAGGTTTAGTCGCATCAAATGAAACTGTTCAAATTAGTGTGTTAGAAAAATTTTATGTTCCCAATACAGATGGAGGTGCTCACAACGCTTGGCTAGAGCGTATGAAAGAACTAGACCTAATACAAAATGACACTGTTAGACTTGAAGAAATTGTAAAAGGTATGATTCAGTTTAGTTCAAATGCAAATACAGAATTTTTGATGATGAGGCTTGGATTAGATCAAATTAATGAGCGAATAAAAAAATTGGGACTGGATAATCATGAAGAAATCTATCCATCCGTATCTAGTATATATATTCCATACGAAGTAAAGACTAATAACAACGGAAAAATAACAAGCAAACAAGAGCACCAACTAGTGAAAGAAACACTTAAAGATTTATCTTCAGTAGAGTGGAAAGAGTTAGCTAATCAAATACATAAAAAACTTAAAAGTGATGATGCGAGCATTTATAAACAAAAAGCAGATCCTTCAACTTGGCATGATAGCGACTTTGATCGAATGTTTTCAGAGCGGTTTAGTACATCAACGACTTATAATTACGCACGTATTATGGAGAAGATTAATAGTCGTGAATATTTTTCATCTGAAGTACAAGAGCATTTACATCCTGTAATGGAAGGATTAATGGAAAATCCAGCTAATCAACAATGGTTGAAACATGCAGGGCAAAAAGGTGGTTCAACTTTATACATATTGACAAAAGCCCTATATGCGACTGATAAAAATGGGAATCAAACAGCGCTAGCAATCTTTTTTAATCAATTAAATACCTATGAATCAATTAAACTTTCAAGTAGTTTAATTGAATTCGAATTATCAGTTTTACGTGACAGTCAATTTAGAGATAGAATTAAATCACTAACAAATAACCATGAATAG